The Brachionichthys hirsutus isolate HB-005 chromosome 11, CSIRO-AGI_Bhir_v1, whole genome shotgun sequence genome includes a window with the following:
- the slc13a5b gene encoding Na(+)/citrate cotransporter, giving the protein MAFCTCLRSVKNEIILLSAPFLLLPLPLVIGTSEAECAYVIILMAVYWCTEVLPLAVTALLPALLFPLFGIMQSKDVCMQYLKDTNLLFVGGLMVAVAVEHWNLHKRIALRVLLFVGVRPALLMLGFMGVTAFLSMWISNTATTAMMVPIVQAVLEQVSNSELEIPQILSSEEQIQTSEADDKQLPQTEKQSEGQGSVVVTFLDPVAEAAKHKEAAEKRRMCKGLTLCVCYAASIGGTATLTGTGPNLVLMGQMNQLFPQNGDVINFASWFGFAFPNMILMLTLAWLWLQFVFMGFNFKKTWGCGSVKTERDIAAYNVIREQHRLLGPISFGEMSVLGLFTLLVLLWFSRDPGFIDGWATDIFNSKAEYVTDATVAIFVAILLFVLPSRPPRFCSRRSESSEAAPHQVAGPTPPLLTWKVVQKKLPWGIVLLLGGGFALAKGSEVSGLSKWMGNQMTPLQNIPPWAIAIILCLLIATFTECTSNVATATLFLPVLASMSQSIGINPLYVMVPCTLSASFAFMLPVATPPNAIVFSYGYLKVTDMARAGIVMNIIGILCITLAINSWGQAMFDLDSFPAWANVTRV; this is encoded by the exons ATGGCATTTTGCACATGTCTCCGCTCCGTTAAGAATGAGATTATCCTCTTGTCTGctccgtttctcctcctcccactgcctTTGGTGATCGGGACGTCG GAGGCAGAATGTGCCTACGTGATCATCCTAATGGCGGTTTACTGGTGCACAGAAGTCCTGCCGTTGGCTGTGACAGCTCTCCTCCCAGCCCTCCTTTTCCCTTTGTTTGGCATCATGCAATCCAAAGAC GTGTGCATGCAGTACCTGAAGGACACAAACCTGTTGTTTGTGGGGGGACTAATGGTTGCAGTGGCCGTGGAACACTGGAATCTGCACAAGCGCATCGCCTTGAGGGTGTTGCTCTTTGTTGGTGTACGTCCAGCACT TTTGATGCTGGGCTTCATGGGTGTGACGGCCTTCCTCTCAATGTGGATCAGTAACACGGCCACCACAGCCATGATGGTGCCGATTGTCCAAGCCGTGCTGGAGCAGGTCAGCAACAGTGAGCTGGAGATACCTCAGATCCTCAGCTCAGAGGAGCAGATCCAGACGTCAGAGGCCGATGACAAACAGCTGCCACAGACGGAGAAGCAGAGCGAGGGACAAG GCTCGGTGGTGGTGACTTTCTTAGATCCCGTAGCAGAGGCTGCGAAACATAAGGAGGCGGCAGAAAAGAGGCGAATGTGTAAAGGCTTGACCCTGTGTGTTTGCTACGCTGCCAGCATCGGAGGTACCGCCACACTGACAGGAACCGGACCCAATCTGGTGCTCATGGGCCAGATGAACCA ACTTTTTCCTCAAAATGGAGACGTGATTAACTTTGCCTCGTGGTTTGGTTTCGCCTTCCCCAACATGATCCTCATGCTCACCCTGGCCTGGCTGTGGCTGCAGTTTGTCTTCATGGGTTTCAA CTTCAAGAAGACGTGGGGCTGTGGGTCAGTGAAGACAGAGAGGGACATTGCTGCCTATAATGTCATCCGTGAGCAGCACCGTCTGCTGGGGCCAATATCCTTTGGAGAGATGAGTGTCCTGGGTCTTTTCactctgctggtgctgctgtggTTCTCCAGGGACCCAGGCTTCATTGATGGTTGGGCAACGGATATCTTTAACTCCAAAGCAGA GTATGTGACTGATGCCACAGTGGCAATCTTTGTTGCCATCCTTCTCTTTGTCCTGCCGTCCAGACCCCCACGTTTCTGTTCAAGGAGGTCTGAGAGTTCTGAAGCAG CACCCCACCAGGTTGCTGGTCCGACTCCACCGCTGCTTACTTGGAAAGTTGTCCAAAAGAAGTTGCCATGGGGCATTGTGCTTCTCCTTGGTGGAGGCTTTGCACTGGCCAAGGGCAGTGAA GTATCAGGGCTCTCAAAGTGGATGGGAAATCAAATGACCCCCTTGCAAAACATCCCTCCCTGGGCAATTGCTATCATCCTGTGCTTGCTGATTGCTACCTTCACAGAGTGCACCAGTAATGTTGCCACTGCAACACTCTTTCTACCTGTCTTAGCCTCAATG TCTCAATCCATTGGAATCAATCCACTGTATGTCATGGTTCCTTGTACCCTGAGTGCCTCTTTTGCCTTCATGCTGCCAGTGGCTACACCTCCAAACGCTATCGTCTTCTCTTATGGATACCTTAAAGTTACTGACATG GCCAGGGCAGGAATAGTCATGAACATCATTGGCATCCTTTGTATTACGTTAGCCATCAACAGCTGGGGTCAGGCCATGTTTGACCTGGACTCTTTCCCTGCCTGGGCCAATGTGACCAGGGTGTGA
- the slc47a3 gene encoding multidrug and toxin extrusion protein 1, protein MEQSTESTRVSSCSDCFRFRRIRNLVPVDFKKEVKELSILAGPMIISQVMNFSVTFVSTIFCGHLGKTELAAVTLAAAVINVTGTSIGIGLAAACDTLVSQTFGSNNLLRVGLILQRAVLIQLLACFPCWALLINTELILLAVKQEPEVARLSQLYVTIFMPALPAIFSYALLSRYLQNQGIIWPQVITGIMANLLNALFNYVALYPLNLGVAGSALANTLSQFSMVGVLFSYMNWRGLHKATWGGWSKECLQDWGSFIHLAIPSMFMLCAEWWTYEIGSFLAGLISEVELGAQSVVYELSTIAFMFPLGFSIAGNVRVGNALGAGNTEQAKLSAKTALFCAVLVSVCLAVLFGGLKDYIAYIFTDDEQIRLRVSDIISLYAPFVLLDAASAAFGGIIRGAGKQRDGAIFYFFGFYGVVFPIGIPLMFIVKLGIKGLWIGFFIGVSLQNLLLVVYLIRLDWKKVTVEALKRAGVLGNATETSIQPNDSENSQGQTETMELAGSQAGPVGNAVTGELPFRTVVLRRGLALAAMLFILAAGIIINLLVTDFVT, encoded by the exons ATGGAGCAAAGCACGGAGAGCACACGTGTTTCCTCGTGTAGTGACTGCTTTCGTTTCAGGCGGATACGCAATCTGGTCCCTGTTGATTTCAAGAAAGAAGTAAAAGAACTGTCAATATTGGCCGGACCAATG ATCATTTCACAAGTGATGAATTTTTCAGTGACTTTTGTCAGTACCATTTTCTGTGGACATTTAGGGAAAACAGAATTGGCAGCAGTGACTTTGGCTGCGGCG GTGATCAATGTTACAGGCACGTCTATCGGCATTGGCTTGGCAGCAGCATGTGATACTCTTGTTTCTCAG ACCTTTGGGAGCAATAATCTTTTGCGAGTTGGATTGATTCTGCAGCGAGCGGTTCTAATTCAGTTACTGGCATGTTTCCCCTGTTGGGCACTCCTCATCAACACAGAACTCATTCTGCTGGCTGTCAAACAGGAGCCAGAGGTTGCCAG GTTGTCTCAGTTGTATGTGACGATCTTTATGCCGGCACTTCCT GCTATATTCTCGTATGCATTATTATCAAGATACCTGCAAAACCAG GGTATCATTTGGCCTCAGGTAATCACAGGTATCATGGCAAATCTTTTGAATGCTCTTTTCAACTACGTTGCTCTTTATCCATTAAATCTGGGAGTGGC AGGTTCTGCTCTTGCCAACACCCTCTCCCAGTTCTCCATGGTTGGAGTACTCTTTAGTTACATGAATTGGAGAGGTCTTCACAAGGCTACCTGGGGAG GATGGTCTAAAGAGTGCCTGCAGGACTGGGGCTCCTTCATCCACCTGGCGATCCCCAGCATGTTCATGTTGTGTGCCGAGTGGTGGACGTATGAGATTGGAAGTTTCCTGGCAG GTCTAATAAGTGAGGTGGAACTTGGCGCGCAGTCAGTTGTTTATGAACTGTCAACAATTGCGTTCATG TTCCCACTGGGTTTCAGCATAGCAGGAAATGTAAGAGTTGGAAACGCCTTGGGAGCTGGAAACACAGAGCAGGCCAAGCTGTCTGCTAAAACGGCGTTGTTCTGTGCAG TGTTGGTCTCTGTATGCTTGGCAGTTCTATTTGGGGGCCTGAAGGACTATATCGCTTATATCTTTACCGATGATGA ACAAATCAGGTTAAGGGTCTCTGACATAATCTCTTTGTACGCTCCATTCGTCCTCCTGGATGCGGCATCA GCTGCCTTTGGAGGTATTATCAGAGGAGCAGGGAAACAGAGAGACGGAGCTATATTCTACTTTTTTGGATTTTATGGAGTTGTTTTTCCTATTGGCATACCACTGATGTTTATCGTCAAACTAGGAATCAAGG GTCTGTGGATAGGTTTTTTCATCGGGGTGTCGCTGCAAAACTTGCTACTTGTTGTTTATCTGATAAGACTGGACTGGAAGAAAGTTACAGTTGAG GCTCTAAAAAGAGCGGGAGTACTTGGAAACGCCACAGAAACAA GCATCCAACCAAATGATTCAGAGAACTCACAGGGCCAAACAGAAACCATGGAGCTGGCTGGAAGTCAGGCCGGACCTGTCGGGAATGCCGTGACAGGAGAGCTCCCTTTCAGAACTGTGGTTCTGCGCAGGGGCCTGGCTCTGGCTGCCATGCTATTCATCCTGGCTGCAGGAATCATTATAAACCTGCTGGTCACAGACTTTGTCACGTGA